The DNA region CCATGTTTTGATAGAATCAAGAGCTAGTTGATTTGAGAGTTATATTGTGGTCATACATGGTAGGatagacataagggttcagtGTTGAGTTGGTATGTTTGGCTATGTCGTGAGCCAGTGGGTGATTCATAAAAATGACTATAGTGTTGGACGAGTGTAAAGTTTTAGTACTCAAGGGATTATGGGATGTTGCATCTAATGTTGGATTAGGGTTGAGAGCTTTTTACCTGTTGTGTTAGTTTTGGCTAGTTCCTGCTATTGTGTTGCTACTCAGTTGAGTTGATTGAATGAAAGGGATAATCGCGCGAATTGTTAGAGGTGTTCTGGTTCGATAATGGGGACGTTCGAAGTGGTAAATCAACAATGAGGTGTGAATTAATTCAAGTTGTGGAGAACATTTCAGAATTCGAGTTCAGGGAATTTGAGCAAAGGCACCTTAGTAGAGGAACGTGGGGCCATTAGTAGGACTGTGTATGTGATACGCTGGATTTGGAAATTGCTTAGTTTCAAAGTTAAGTGAGTTAAGGGAACTCTAGTGTGTATAGTGTGTGGGGAAATTGCTCAGTTTCAGAGTTGAGTAAGTTAAGGGAACTCTAGTGTGTATAGTGTGTGGCATACTACTATCTCATGGATTGACTAGGCTAGTTTGCAAGACTTGTGATTACGCGGTATTATATTGAGTGGTTTCGAGAAAAGGTTAGACGgtaatgatgattgttatttgaTTAGACTTGGGGAAGTGAAGAGTCAAGGAAAGGTTTCGTTGATTGAGAATCGATGAGAATGAGGTACATCTTCGGGATTActtgggtcagtatggattgtggtgttgttTTCTTGCATATTTTCGATGGGGTGTAATTGTTGAGTACGCTCAAAgaaggaagtctacagaaatggactaacTGATATGAAAGAGTTCCGTGAGGTTCtgtgatcagcgactagtgagaagaAAATTCCAGTTAACAGACATGTTAAGGTttatggaagtggcttgtgtggtacacaGTTGGATAGTTTCATAGCACTATGCAGCGGATGAGTTAGCGGGGTTTAAGAGAAAGGAATTGTGAAAATCCCTATTATGTGAGGGTTAGAGTTATATTCTCGAGATCAGACCGTATTTGTGGTAGTGTATtatgttgcaagtaatattgactatATAGCTTGGGTGAGCACTTGTGAAAACTAAGGGCTTGAGAGTAGTTGTGCGAGGTTGGCGCAAGAGTTTGTAAGATTTAATACTTTCGAAATTGTTCTGAGAGATTCGATGGTTGAAGGGGTATTATATGAGGCTACAGGTTTTGCGTCCAAAGTTCAGGGTCGTATCAGATTTGCCTATCGGGTAAAGATTGAGAAATATGAAGATAGCAATCATAAGATATAGTTCTTCGATACTAAGTTGACAGCCTGGTTAGGATTTGGCTTTGGGGGTCCAGGGTGACGGACATGATTGATTTTGCATAAGAAAAGATTAGAATTGGCTGCCACAGATGTGTGGTAGTACTGTGATTGTTTTCAGAAAGTAGGAGTCAGTTCGAGTGACCATTGGGGATATCCAGGGGTTGTGCATTCATTCCAAGTCAGAATTGTTCGATTAAAGCTTGATGGTCCATGCTTATATTTCCAGGAGGACTTATGGGTTCCCAGTAAATCACCTTCACAGATTCGATGAGTTTTAGTTTAGATTTGAGGTATGATAGGTTTACCGAGCTTTATTAGGGTTTTCGAgtagacttgatgatattttacggGGTTCAGTTATTCGGACAGATATAATGGTTACATCGGCACTTGATATGTATTTGAGGAGGTACTATGGTTGCGAGAGGTCTTTAGAGTGATTAGTTGGTTTCCTACGGACTTGGCCCAGTGAGGTACTCAGTGGTATGCTTCCaatattgtgatttgaaggtttaagaagacttggaactagcgaGGTCGGCTATGAGTAAGATCAGTTTGATGGAACTGCTTAAAGTTGCTCTAATAGAGCAAGAATTCTTTCTAGCAAgggtaagtcatggtttcgggcttttgtttatgtgtttctaagaaatcgtggTGAAAAGAATGTCCTTAGAAAGTGTGAAAGGAAGGGTAGCGGAATCAGGGTTTTTTACCGATTTAGAGTGGGCTATGATTGTGTCTATGTCTAAAGGTTTGTCCTATTTTGAGGCATGTTTGTGGGACCTATTGATCACTTTCAGAGGTATGGTTATGTTGAATCAGAGAATTCCGGTAAAAGCGGCTTTTTTATTCGGGGATCGGTTGTGAGAGCATTTTGAGTATAGGAATATGCAAATTGGGTCTTCTAACAAAGTTAGAGGAAGTTTTGACTGATAAAGTGAGCGGGAAGTGATTTTGGCGCACCTCGTGCTGTGAAGGATCCATGTTGTTTTGATTAAGATTCATTGGTTATCGTCAGCTTTCATACTCTCTTTCTTCGTTCGAGGATAAACGATTGTTTAAtaggtatctgatgtaacgacccgttcagTCGTTATAGcgtttttgacccatttaccccgtgacccttccccgagccctaTGAGAACGATTTTGACACGCGGAGATGGGTTGTACGGTTCCCGAAATGATCGGGCGAAGTTTATGATGACAATTatgaaatagagccttaaagtgaaaagtgtttgaccaatagttgacttatGAGTGAACGGACCTTTTTTCAGAATTCCTTCTTCGGTTCCCGAGGCACCCAAGagcattttgggttattggttggaaggTTGGTCTTTGGACATTGGGTGTTGTCCCcatcaaatagacctccgttgcgaattctgagaccacgagtgagtccgtagAATGTTTTTATATCTGATTGCCTATCTGATTTGTATCTAGGAGGTCTCGGGTGATTATCGAATTTTGTGATTGAGATAGCGAAAACCAGAAGATTTTTGGTGTCCGCTGTAGCGGCACCAGGCGCGCCGTAGCGGACCCGCCACAGTTAGGCTTGGTCCGCTATGGCGGGTCTGTTTTGTTCATGGTGGGTCACCACAGCGGGCTGGGATCCGCTGTGGCGGATGCCCGGTAGTGAGTGAAGGGCCGCTGTAACGGACTTCCTACCGCTATAGCAAATGTCGAGACTAGAATCCTATTAAATTGCCTAGACAAAACCCTATTATTTCCCATTCCTTCACTTCTCTTTCCTAAGCATTTTTTAGGCGAATTGAGGGGATTCTTGGCTGATTCCTCTTCAGGGTAAGTTCCCTAAGCTTGAATTCTTTCATTTACATTccttaagcatgaatccatgaTAGGAAATTCATAGAACTTAAGAAGGAAGACGAGTTTTGATGTTTTCTTTATTATTTGAGTTGTAGTCTTCAAAAATGAGATTTGGTGGTGGAAGTTACTATTCTAAGCATGGAAATTGATGAATTAATGTCTAATAGGCTTGAATGTTCCATTTATGTTGAAGAGGTTGAATGTTGGAAAGTTAGGGTTTAAACCCAAATTGGGTGTTTTCACTTGAATAACAAAATTGACCcattcttgagttattttagcaattgaTTAGTAGGATTAAACTCCTAGAATGTTGAATTGCATATTTCAcctttgaaatacccgttttacccttgtgggctcgTTCCCCCTATTCTCCATAGTTGAATTTAATTCGAAAGATAAGTATAGCAATTTGGGTGTTGTTCTTCCTTATTtataatatagaattcgattatgaataAACTTTGCGTATTTTGGAGGGGCTATGAAAGGGAAAAGCAAAggtgtgattgttcgtggctcccgcccggctaccaggtaggttatggcttacctttcggttagacttcaATTAGCAAAGCATATGTAGAATTTAGtattgacggagaaagcatgttaagccttcgggtatgaagtttggatggatattcttaggttggtattgttgattgactatgtgggctcgtcgccatgaTTGTTGAGATTGGGTTTGTCCCCCTACTAGATATATGTGATATTCCTAGGACTAACTTATTTGCCCCTCACCCACTTGTTATTTCGTTGTCATATGAAAGAGGAATgttgttattgagaattgaaaTGTTGATCTGCATATTATAACATGACTTGAGAGTTTTGTGATTGAAGTGTCTAATTGGGGTTGAGGTAGTGTACGGCATACATTCCATACTTTATATGTGATCTTTACCTTTTGTTGggtattggcttgttgccatattgtgattgTGAACCAGTATCTATCATTGTTTTGGTTATTATCTTgtaaagaggaagaaattgacttattggtgatattgtgatatgtgtccatgtgtggcacgattggtaTTAATTGGTTCTGACTTATTCATGATACAGTgagatgtgtccatgtgtggcatgatTGGCATTGATATACTTTTGTTGACATTGATATCATCCATGCATTCGTACTTAtatattgggatcgggttgcgcgccacAACACATATATTGAATTGggttgcacattccgcaacatatattggatcgggttgcacgtttcgcAACATATATTGGACCGGGTTGCGCGTTCTgcaacatatattggatcgggctGTGCGCCACAacaagtacatggacttcgcgggtcccccatggtcATAACTAGCAGGTGTGGAAATATTCCGCCTGGAGCGTgtatgtatcattgcattgcatatgcattcatatTCACATATTTGTATTGTTGGTTTGGACTTGGTATTTCTGTACTTGTGGTGATATTCGGCGTGGTATTCTTGTACTTGTGGTAATAGTCGGACTTGGTATTTCTGTACTTGTGATGATATTCGGAATTAGTATTCCTATACATACTTGGgaattgatggattcgaggaTTAGAAACTTTCTCCTAGGCTATGACTTGTGGTTACGGAAATCTATTGTGTTTCTTATTACAGTGAGATGATTGGTATTTGCTTAGTAACCATATATGATCGTTTACTTGCctatttgttgatttctttcCTTTATATATCCGAACTacctgttgtcggcctatgatgcctactcagtacgtgttgtttgtactgatactaccttgttacattccttttcggggtgtagagtgtATGATAGGTTCTATTTCTGATCCTCGAGAGTGTTTCCGAGATGGTgttgttggagacttagggtgagcTACTGCCAGATCTTCAGCCTGAGTTTCCATTCTTTGTATACTTGTCATCTTCTTCCAGACAGTATTCCTTTAATGTTATGAGCTTTGCATGGCAACATTTAAATAGTTCCTATTATATATTCGGACTTATGGGTTATTTAGTAGCTCTTGTGTTGACTTAGATCAGATGCCTTGGGGAGATGATGTTTTCTGCACTTATTCTCTTTTatttgatattgagatttatATTATTCTTCTGCATTGATAGATTGTATGTTGgctaagggaagggttcgcctaccaaggtgggaagtgGTAGGTGCCCGTGCACTTagtgattttgggtcgtgacaaccaccTGCCGCTGGAGTTGCTCCGGATAATTAGCCCTTGTATTTGCTCTAAACTTTCTATATCAGAATTGTTACTTTTATTTTTGCTTCAGACAACTGCTAACTTTTGCTTAGATTTTATCAAGTTTTGTTTATTCACCCAGTCGGACTATAAGAGCGGCTTGGGTTTGCAACATGGCTACGTCGATTTTTGCGACCGACGGGCATGTTTTTATCCCTTAGAAATATAACTTGTTTTTCGGTTGCATCCTTATGAAATATATGCTTACTTTGCTGCTTAGATTTTGCATAATCATTTCCTTCACTGTAGCTACTTCTATTCCTCAGGCTTTTTTTCCCAGTGGAATATAAAGGCTGGTATGCTAGACAGCAACCAAAGAAGAGAATGTTTAAGAATTTTAGTTTCTTGATGATCTTCTTGACATGTCTACTGACGACCTTGCCAAGTTGTTCCATGCTCGTCCTCGCAGATGGTTCTAGAGAGGTTTAGAGAAGAAGTAATCCATAGGTTTAATTCTACCGTAACTAAATAGGAAGAGTTTATACTACAACTTTGAGAATAGCGGATGCTCTGAATGTCGTTTAATTTGATACTAGCAACTCACTGTAACCCTTTCAAACTTTGTACTTATCTTGGGCTTTTTTGTCGTACCCAACGGGTACCTTTCATTTCTAACTTAATAAACATGACTTTTTCTACTTAATTTACTGTCATGCCCCTCTTTATTATTCTGGAAAATATCTTTTACTCTAATGCAGAACAAAGTAAAGATATGTAAACAATCAAGGCTTACCGGGATGCGTTGCTCCTGAAAACATCTCCACTCTTCCAACTCTTTTTTCCATACTTATCTTGAAAAATTTGCACACGTGCAATACTTTTGTTGAACTTTAAGCAGATAACAAATTtctctgtgtttttttttttttttttgctcgaaTCATCCTGCTGTCATCTGGACTAAATTCTTCCCAAATTAATAATAACTTCCTCAAGTTTAAATGGTATTGTACTTAATTTCCCTGGGTTCAATTGTCTCTGAACTTGATCCCTTTGGATTTAAATATCTCATAGTTTGATTTCCGTGGGTTTTGTTACCTCTAGATTTGATTTTATCGGGTTTTAAATATCTCCGATTCTGATGATTTTCTCGGGTTTTAATATCTCTGAGTCTGATTTTCTTGGGTTTTAAATACCTCAACATTTGATACATTGGTCGGGAATGAATATTCCGGCccaattttcttcttttttccttttttttcaaaacaatcaaaatagTGGCATTTTATTAATAGCAAATATTTACAGAAAAATATGGAATCAAAAGAAAGAAGCCcagaaaagaaataaagactatAAAGTAAAAGAGCTAACTATGTAACATATGCTAACATTAGCAACAATATTTAATAACTAGAAATCCATATGCCTTGATTTGTATCCATCATGTGACACCTtcaagtctcacaggtggaatgAATCAAATCTCTTGAAGACGTCTCCAGGCATATATAGATGTAGTTGCTAAGTAGCATTTTTAGTAGTTAGCTTGAAACTTTGAGAACCAATTCTGAAATCTGCTTCAAACTGAAATGCATCCAACTCCTTGAAATGGTGAGCTCCTTACTTGATCATTCAGTATTGCTATATTCTGTATCATGTTGAAGTTCCCACAATGTAGTATCTCCAATTAGAAATAGTAATGTTTCCAACAAACTGAAGTTTTATTAATACCACACACTGGAAACAGAATTATTTCTAGTTTCTATTCCCTATCTTTGTGCTGCACTAGTTGATGTTGTGGTAGCTGCTACTTTGTTTGGCTGAGGACCTGATTCTGAAGTTTGGTACTTGAGCCTTCTCCATATTGATTAGTTTTATGCCTCTTACTGGTATATCTTGAAAATTGTTGTATTTTATTGTATtatacctgcaaaatcaaaaactagGTTAGTAAACTAATCAGACAAGCAGTTTCCTTCTCTCCATATATGCTGCACTTGAACTGCATTTCCTCCTCTCCAGTGCTGAATTCTTCTAACCACGACTGCTATACTCCATGGTACCTCCCATATACCATCTAACACCTTTTTCATTGTTAGGGAATTAGTTTCAATTGTTACAGGCAATAGCTGATGAGTAACACAGTATTCAATCCCCTCCTTGATAGCTAGAGCTTCTGCTATTAAGTTAGTAGTATTTTGTAATCTCTTTGCTGCTGCATATATGATATCTCCTCTATAGTTTCTCATATAAAATGTTGTTGAGCTAGGTCCTGGATTGCCTCTCGATGCTCCATCAGTATTGCACTTGTAGTGACCTGCATTTGGAGGCTTCCACAGTACCTTGTTGAATCTGAGGGGCATTTGAAATTCTTCCAATGCTTTCACCATCAAAGGCCATGTTTTGGGACAATTCTGCAACCAAGGATATCTTTTTTGAAAAAGGAGACGCATGTCTTTGTTGATCTCATGTATAACCTTGGTATATGCCAGTAATCCACCATGTCTTTGTCTATTTCTACTCTTCCAAATTTGCCACATTATCACAGCAGGTGCAGCTTGGTATAAATGCCTTAGTCTTGCAACACATGTAGCATTCCACCATATCAGTATTGTCTGCTTTATTTGGATGAGAGGCTCTATGATACCTGATGCTGAGGTGAAGTATTTCCATATTTTACATGCAAATGGACCTGTAATGAACAGATGATCCATAGTTTCCTGCTGCTTTTGACAACACCAACACCTTGATACAATATTAATCTTCATTTTCATGAGAATATCATCAACAGGCAGTTTTTTGAACCAAACTCTCCAcaaaaagaatgaaattttatATGGCACTCCTTTTGTCCAGAGTTTTTCAAAACACTGTGCAGTTGGATCTTTTTGTCTTACACCATCCCATGCACTCTTAACTGAAAATTTACCAGAGCTTGTAATCTTCCACCATGGTTGATCCCTTTCTTCTGTTCTCACAAAGTCTCCCAGTTCCTGTCTAACATGAGTCACAATGTTTTCTGGTAGTAACTCCTGCATTTTTGTAAAACTCCATTGATCACCTTCCATCAATTCTTCCGCTTCTTCAACAAATTGGTTTATTTGCTCATGTGATGGAATGATCTCATGCAATGCTCCAAGctttgtccaattatcaaaccataCTGATGCAGAACCATCCTTAGTTTCCTACCAAATATTGTGTTCCATTTCATCCCTAGCTTCAAGCATCATTTTCAAAGTTTGTGATCCACCTTTCCATTGCACAGCAGTTGGTCTAAACTTCCCACAATACTTATTCCACATGAAATTTGACCACAAAGTATTTCTTATTATGAATCTCCACCATAATATAACAAATAAAGCTTTTGAGAAATCAAATAATGATTTGAATCCTACTCCTCCTTCTTGCCTTGGAAAACACAGATTTTCCCATTTAGACCAGTGTTTGCTTTTCCCTTCTTCCTTAATTTGTCAAAAGAACTTATTGAACAGCTTGTGCAAATCATGAATAACACATTTTGGGGGAATCATTGCAGATAGTAAGTatattggtatgttttgtaagACACTGTTGATCAAAACAACTTTACCTCCAAAGGATAACATCTTTCCTTTCCATGCTTGAAGCTTATCCCCTACTTTTGTGATCATCTCCTTA from Lycium barbarum isolate Lr01 chromosome 10, ASM1917538v2, whole genome shotgun sequence includes:
- the LOC132613117 gene encoding uncharacterized protein LOC132613117 — translated: MGFAEGYMDMIWRIIANNCYSVLINGQSHGFFHSTRGVKQGDPLSPALFILVAEVLSAALNSSFDNDMFNRYGMPKWSSKLNHLSYADDTIIFVFAEKQSLQMVMKVLQEYEKISVWFDNWTKLGALHEIIPSHEQINQFVEEAEELMEGDQWSFTKMQELLPENIVTHVRQELGDFVRTEERDQPWWKITSSGKFSVKSAWDGVRQKDPTAQCFEKLWTKGVPYKISFFLWRVWFKKLPVDDILMKMKINIVSRCWCCQKQQETMDHLFITGPFACKIWKYFTSASGIIEPLIQIKQTILIWWNATCVARLRHLYQAAPAVIMWQIWKSRNRQRHGGLLAYTKVIHEINKDMRLLFQKRYPWLQNCPKTWPLMVKALEEFQMPLRFNKVLWKPPNAGHYKCNTDGASRGNPGPSSTTFYMRNYRGDIIYAAAKRLQNTTNLIAEALAIKEGIEYCVTHQLLPVTIETNSLTMKKVLDGIWEVPWSIAVVVRRIQHWRGGNAVQVQHIWREGNCLSD